From the Musa acuminata AAA Group cultivar baxijiao chromosome BXJ3-1, Cavendish_Baxijiao_AAA, whole genome shotgun sequence genome, the window ACCTATTTCCTCTTTTGATTTTATAAACTAACTCATTTTCATCCTCGTTCGAGTAAATTGGATATGTGACTTATCCACCCGTTCTAACGTTATAAACCTAAAGCTTGCTATTAATAATTCTTATTTTGCTATCGACAAACCTCTTattatggatttttttttataaaaataataaatatataattttattatttataatagctcatttattttcatgaaatatataaccatgctaattatatattaataattataattaattatttttagtatctcagtctttatatttttaaaagttacattaatatctttatatttatattcttatatttatgaaagtaaaatgttTAATCTATTCCCACATCATCAATGTTATTGAgaaaataccataaaatttatcactgagCATATGTTGATTCTGTTTCACTTCGATTAATGAACgaacgagattaaatattttatttttataaatataaatattttaatataatttttaaaaatatatgatcgaaatattaaaaataattaattataaaaaatatataattagtccaagACAATATGATCAGAACAGTAAGAACCCAACGCCAAATAGATAAACTAAGATCCATCAAAATGGTGATTTAGAATAGCATGACGAAAACTATGTGTTTTATTGTCGTCTTCGCATGATTCACGCATGATGCAACGAAATATATGGGTTTCCAAGCATGTGTTGTCTGTCTGTGGACTTTCAATGCTAAGTAGGACAATGATTGGACTTGAATAGCGAGACACACACAGATGCTGCTGCATCGGCAGCGAGGATCGATCTTTAGCTAATCAATGGCGGCCATTTGGAGACCAACAATTGCTTGATAGCCACGTCAGGTTCTACACATAAAATTCAGGAATTGCTGGGCGGCCTGTTCATCTCATCTTCTTTTGAAGCCAAGTATCGACTTCGCTGTCAGTTTCGtcacccaccaccaccaccgccaccgccaccgccactcgTTTGCTACCGACTCTTCCACTCCCTAAAGGCAAAAAGAACTTTGTCATCGCCTTCCTCGTCAACAATAGCCGCTGCCTCCGCCCTACTGGGAAAGAAGATCCAAGCATTAGCGTGCCCTTAAAGAGGTGGTGCTCATAATTTGCAATTCAAGAGGCACCTTCGTCCTCCCCTGCCTCTCCGTTCTCTTCTCAGGTGACCCTTGTGTCTCTGTTTTCTTCTTTGACTGAAGCCCGTCAAACTTGTATGCATGTGGTGAGTTCCAGGATCTAAGCCAACGATGCTATCTGGTCTAGCTCTTTCTGCTTGTGCTCCTCCTACCAGAACCGGTTCGGAAGTACTGATACTGATCGACTCAGCGCCACCAACCTCGACGCGGAAGCCAATTCGACGAGATCTATGAAGATGGCGATAAGCGTTCTCCAAGTTGCTAATCGGTCGCATCGCCGCTTGATGAATTCGCCTCCACAAACAAACACCACCGATGGAGGTTGGCCTATTACTGCTTCCACCTTCCGCATGATCTCTGTACCGGACAGATTGATGACGAGCCCTCTTAATCGAGAGACCATAATTCTTTCGTATATGCTTCTGTTGCATGACTGTGTGGTATTACTACTGGATTTGGGATTGACAATATTGATATGACTTGGAACAGCAGGGAGCCAAAAGAAATCGAGTTCATCCGCAATGCCAATCATGGTGTCGATTCTTGTAGTGGTCATCGTCGGCGCTTTGATCTACTGCATATATTGCTGGAGGTGGAGAAGACGCAACGGTAGACACCACCCAATGATTCCAATGTAATTTGCCATTCTGGTCAGTTTCTTAACGTTCTTCGTGGATGCATCAGCTGTGAGAAGAGCTCAGATCGAGAACCTAGGTCCCATATCAAGCTCAGACCTGTCCGTGATCGATCTTTCCACAATAGAGGCAGCCACGGATAACTTCTCCGAGGACAAGAAACTCGGTGAAGGTGGATTCGGCCCTGTATACAGAGTAATCGAGTCTTTCTCCTGGGATGAGTGCATGGTTTGATATATCGATACTGTTCTTCCCATGGTGACTGACCGCTTGCTTGAAAATCCACAGGCGGTGCTCCGTGGAGGACAGGAAGTTGCTGTTAAGAGGCTGTCGACGAAATCCAGGCAAGGTAATGTGGAGTTCAAGAATGAGGTGCAGCTGATTGCGAAACTCCAGCACCGGAATCTTGTGAGATTGTTGGGTTGCTGCGTGGAGAGGGATGAGAAGCTTCTCATCTATGAATACCTGCCCAATAGGAGTCTGGACGCCTTCCTATTTGGTTCGTGAATCCACTGCTCTCGTATCGCATGGTATTAGAAATTTGGATCTCATATTTGGCGTCGGTCCGGCTTGTCCAGATCCGAGCAGGAGGTCTCAGTTGGACTGGCGGAGGCGATACGTCATCGTTGTGGGAGTGGCGAGGGGGCTTCTCTACCTCCACGAGGACTCCATGCTCAGGGTCATTCACAGGGACCTGAAAGCCAGCAATGTTTTGCTGGACAACAGGATGAACCCCAAGATATCGGACTTCGGCATGGCAAAGATCTTCGAGGGAGAAGACCACGAAGTCAACACGGGCAAAGTCGTGGGAACCTAGTAAGTGTGATTTGCAGCAGCAAGCCATCGTCGAACACAGGTAGCTGTAGTCGCTGTCCGTCGATCTAATCTTTCTCCATAACAGTGGCTATGTGGCTCCGGAGTACGCGATGCAAGGTACGTTCTCTGTGAAGTCCGACGTCTTCAGCTTTGGGGTTCTCCTGCTAGAGATTCTGAGCGGGGAGAGGAACGGGGGATCACACGTTCAGCGACATGGCCAGACACTCCTCAGACATGTATGCTCCACCAGtctctttcctcctcctcctcttctactATCCGTAGCAATACGAACGGTGTGTTGAAGGCTGGTTCTGTTGATGGGAAGGCATGGGAGCTGTGGGACGATGACAGAGCCTCGGAGTTCATGGATCCATCGCTGGGAGACTGCTACCCTACGAACGAAGCAAGCCGCTGCTTCCACGTCGGGTTGCTGTGCGTGCAGGAGAACCCGGAAGACCGACCCACCATCTCGTCGGTGCTGGTGATGTTGAAGAGCGAACagatgccgctgccgccgccgaatGAGCCGCCATCCTTCACGAGGCTGAGGACGACGCCCGACTCCCGCAAGTCCTCCGCTGCAAGATCTGATTCACCCACAACGCATTCTCTGAATCAGGTGACCGTCACGTCCATCGATCCACGGTAGCACCCGATCCATCGATTCACGTGGGCGAACATTTTGGCCGCAACTTTTGCGCGTCATCGAATCAGATTGCACGAGTAAACAACATGTTCGATTGCATGTAATAGATAGATACGCTGCACTTCGCATTGGATCTTAAAAGTGATCTTGACACTGCACTCCCTTCTCGGTCGGTGGTCGAGCTTAAGCAGATTAATTCCAGGAAGTAGCTTGATAACAACACACTGCAAAAAGCAAAAAAAGAGCTTGATTATTTAGGATTTTGAATTAAAGCATAGCATCACATCTATCCTCTTCTTTGAACTTCTTaattgttgtgtgtgtgtgtcatcCCGGGAATCTTTTCTTGGATGATGATGACATGAACAAAGTTGGTGGGGATTGCTGTCATGCTATGTCGTTATTATAACGACGTGTAAACGCGAGCATCTTTCAAGGAAAAAGGAcgcatttttatatataaataatggaGGGTAAATCCCTTCTCTTATGACTGCCGTCTCCACTAGAATTGAAGTCTATatattttttccaaaaaaaatatataaatttttattgatggaaaaaaaaataatCTGTCGCGTTAAAGCGAATCAAAAAATCTAAGTCCAAAGAAAATGAATTCCTccatatatctaaaaatttattaATCCGAGCATGAGTGACGAACCGCATAGTTTTATAATCATCCTAGAAGATATTAAGTAGAAAATATCTCTAACAATATCAAGAATTCttcaaaggaaaagaaattgtCTACTAAGAATCTCGACCATTTTCATAGAGTCTGATTCGATGCCAATCTAAGTCATTTCAAAAATAGCTTTTTGTCTCGCATGGTAAAATACCTACAACCACAAAATAACAACACAAGCATCATCGTATATATCCCCAGTTGATATATATGATAGAGTGTTCCAAAAGGAAGACGCAACGTCCGCTTATTTGTGGATCAACAATGTAAATGAATATTATTTTTGTGTGGTCATTGTCACACAAGGGACATATGCCCCTCCCAGCCAGTTGCTATGTCACTACCAAGTCTTGCTCTGAAATATTCCTTTTTGGCCTAAGGAAAAAAGGTCAAATCCCAAATATCTTTAAATGATAAAAGTATGTCCCATAATGTGGAGGTCCATGTCCAGTTGAATCATCAAGAACCTGGGTTGGTTCTAATCACTTTCAGCCTTGCTAAAGGTTAAGATGAGTAAACAGGATGTCAATGTCATAGGTTGCCTTATTCATCTCATTGCTAGCTAAATTCCCCTTATTACGATTGGTTCCTAATTCCTATTGACTTGAAAGATAAATGCGGGACAAAAGTCTAGCATGTCGAACATGATTGCGTGCTTTAATAGTCCACCAAGAAGGACAAATAAGATGGATATGAAAGCATGTGGTTTGAAATGCTTAATAGGATGTCACATACCATGATGACATAGTAAGTTGAGAAGAGCAAGCGAGCCTTGGATCGCGCGTCGAATAATTACCTCGTTGCCTATAGATTGAATCTGAAGAAAGCAACAGAGGTAAACTTGTTCTTACTCTGTATATGCCCAAGTAGCTGCATATCCCTACAAATTTTGCAGAAAAAACTATTTTAGTTTCACAGAATGACATGTATAGGATATAGAAATTTAATGGCCAGTCGCGCAGATGCATTCTCATCCAAAGCTCATTTTAATTTGAAGTtctttcaagaaaatataaatccATTGATGTTATTTACATTGCTGCTCCGTCCAGTTCAAAACTTCACTTGCTAATTGACAAGATCTTATACATTATGTAAAACCAGATGCCTATAAAAATTTACCAGCTGTTGCTCTCAGAATTGTACCAATAATTCCTTTGCTCTCATGCTCATCTTGTCTTCAGAACCAACAATCTATGCCTAATGTTCTCCAACAGCC encodes:
- the LOC135629311 gene encoding cysteine-rich receptor-like protein kinase 44 isoform X2, with translation MKMAISVLQVANRSHRRLMNSPPQTNTTDGGSQKKSSSSAMPIMVSILVVVIVGALIYCIYCWRWRRRNAVRRAQIENLGPISSSDLSVIDLSTIEAATDNFSEDKKLGEGGFGPVYRAVLRGGQEVAVKRLSTKSRQGNVEFKNEVQLIAKLQHRNLVRLLGCCVERDEKLLIYEYLPNRSLDAFLFDPSRRSQLDWRRRYVIVVGVARGLLYLHEDSMLRVIHRDLKASNVLLDNRMNPKISDFGMAKIFEGEDHEVNTGKVVGTYGYVAPEYAMQGTFSVKSDVFSFGVLLLEILSGERNGGSHVQRHGQTLLRHAWELWDDDRASEFMDPSLGDCYPTNEASRCFHVGLLCVQENPEDRPTISSVLVMLKSEQMPLPPPNEPPSFTRLRTTPDSRKSSAARSDSPTTHSLNQVTVTSIDPR
- the LOC135629311 gene encoding cysteine-rich receptor-like protein kinase 44 isoform X1, which gives rise to MKMAISVLQVANRSHRRLMNSPPQTNTTDGAGSQKKSSSSAMPIMVSILVVVIVGALIYCIYCWRWRRRNAVRRAQIENLGPISSSDLSVIDLSTIEAATDNFSEDKKLGEGGFGPVYRAVLRGGQEVAVKRLSTKSRQGNVEFKNEVQLIAKLQHRNLVRLLGCCVERDEKLLIYEYLPNRSLDAFLFDPSRRSQLDWRRRYVIVVGVARGLLYLHEDSMLRVIHRDLKASNVLLDNRMNPKISDFGMAKIFEGEDHEVNTGKVVGTYGYVAPEYAMQGTFSVKSDVFSFGVLLLEILSGERNGGSHVQRHGQTLLRHAWELWDDDRASEFMDPSLGDCYPTNEASRCFHVGLLCVQENPEDRPTISSVLVMLKSEQMPLPPPNEPPSFTRLRTTPDSRKSSAARSDSPTTHSLNQVTVTSIDPR